One genomic window of Fusarium verticillioides 7600 chromosome 2, whole genome shotgun sequence includes the following:
- a CDS encoding hypothetical protein (At least one base has a quality score < 10), producing MLTYDRYRHQLNHNSKQTYHCTFPNCTRTFVRGDLLKRHMDRHAAKGSQLNQRDSIMAQSIAPSQSNQQVQPPNFSRNNSIDYSKHQQTNMPYQTPQVQTPNPYSPMNNTPTGIYPNGALPNGMDSYMSPTQGYDNRTPQLSQPQSPSFQQRPSMSAGNTPFNMMSPIANQQGFPNQQNMSQNNFVSQQNVMPMTLPPAQYPNGQNAAVVTSAEYSEPGTTQPSEMMMLDQMAIPATVPVFGEGGDMNKSPYVGMPEDFMAYLFNSPSQAMTPVMGPNYTNYAELQGNQFNMNLLGTDSNSLGYFPSAPQQVMAVNNLLDQQVPEATISEEKSQELFDFIKERFHDNKHAPPDRQWADLLEGDRSNGEHMLSKRMMQAYIGSYWYHFSDQMPILHKPTFSPDKTPNLLLLAMMAIGGACLDRTHGHNVTRASAQLSNFLAWHLRWDIFMDVSFRPPAKLWIFQALILLELYEKMFATRELHERAHIHHATTITLMRRGRSLIGKSALDSPPNPRDVSNGSRQSSTSSSTGTADKWWEHWVTNEATRRAAFAAFIVDSIHATMFGHSAVMVAHEMRLPLPCDESMWRAGSSSEVWRIESNLMSNGIKPTSFLEGLKRTLSGQDVHTTSFGRTVLMTGLLSVSWHMHQRDLQVNVLGGGIIQALGGRDRWRATLTRAYDTWKADFDKHLERSEAADPYRDNATKRQEFNVVFESRTVLHHLAHMAMHADIVDCQMFARAKRLLGRTIGPQEFNSAQRRIKDHWAHSARARDAAFYAIKFLCSVLAPDQVSAAHAGGYHLDEPYDARDDVLLNRPWVMYFAALVVWSYGFALEGPCPNIPLPTTRHEKLQHMRNYFVKFGGIDSPGALQGRSGVNANTALLMVLKDTFQTTRWELLHEGSALLSNCIILNQGGTID from the exons ATGCTGACATATGACAGGTACCGGCATCAGCTTAACCATAACTCTAAACAGACCTACCACTGTACTTTTCCTAACTGCACACGGACTTTTGTCAGAGGAGATCTTCTCAAAAGGCATATGGACCGACATGCTGCAAAGGGCTCGCAACTCAACCAGAGAGATTCTATCATGGCACAATCCATAGCTCCGAGTCAATCAAACcaacaagttcaacctcCTAATTTCAGTCGGAATAATTCTATCGATTACTCAAAGCACCAGCAAACGAATATGCCTTATCAGACACCACAAGTTCAAACTCCTAACCCATATTCGCCCATGAACAACACTCCAACAGGCATATACCCTAATGGAGCTCTGCCAAATGGAATGGATAGTTACATGTCCCCGACCCAGGGTTATGATAATCGTACGCCACAACTCAGCCAACCACAATCCCCTTCATTTCAGCAAAGGCCGTCTATGTCTGCCGGCAATACACCATTCAACATGATGTCTCCAATTGCGAATCAGCAAGGGTTCCCAAATCAACAGAATATGTCGCAGAATAATTTTGTCAGCCAGCAAAACGTTATGCCTATGACCCTCCCTCCGGCTCAGTACCCCAACGGACAAAATGCTGCCGTGGTTACTTCAGCGGAATACTCAGAGCCAGGAACCACGCAGCCTagcgagatgatgatgctggatCAGATGGCCATACCCGCAACTGTTCCTGTCTTCGGAGAGGGAGGCGATATGAACAAGTCACCCTACGTTGGGATGCCGGAGGACTTTATGGCTTACCTCTTCAATTCCCCCAGTCAAGCCATGACACCAGTGATGGGCCCCAACTACACCAA CTATGCGGAATTACAAGGAAATCAATTTAATATGAATCTTCTGGGCACAGACAGCAATTCACTTGGATACTTTCCAAGCGCTCCTCAGCAGGTAATGGctgtcaacaaccttcttgatcaacaagttcCGGAAGCCACGATATCTGAGGAAAAGAGTCAAGAACTATTCGACTTTATCAAAGAGCGCTTCCATGACAACAAGCATGCTCCACCCGATCGTCAGTGGGCCGATCTGCTTGAAGGTGATCGATCAAACGGCGAGCATATGTTGAGTAAGAGAATGATGCAGGCTTACATCGGTTCTTATTGGTATCATTTCAGCGATCAGATGCCTATTCTTCACAAGCCTACTTTCTCTCCTGACAAGACACCGAACTTATTGCTCCTCGCGATGATGGCCATCGGAGGGGCTTGCCTCGACAGGACCCATGGACACAATGTGACGAGAGCAAGCGCCCAGCTCTCAAACTTTCTTGCCTGGCATCTTCGTTGGGACATCTTCATGGACGTTAGCTTCAGGCCGCCTGCTAAACTGTGGATCTTCCAGGCTTTGATTCTCCTTGAATTATACGAAAAGATGTTTGCGACAAGAGAGCTCCACGAACGGGCCCACATTCACCATGCGACCACTATCACTCTCATGCGACGAGGACGATCTCTGATCGGCAAATCTGCACTGGACTCTCCGCCAAACCCTCGTGACGTATCCAATGGGTCCCGGCAGTCCTCTACGTCCAGCTCGACAGGAACAGCTGATAAATGGTGGGAGCACTGGGTCACAAACGAGGCGACCCGGCGTGCAGCATTCGCGGCCTTCATTGTCGATTCCATCCATGCAACGATGTTTGGTCATTCTGCAGTCATGGTGGCTCATGAAATGCGACTGCCTCTTCCTTGTGACGAGTCTATGTGGCGAGCCGGAAGTAGTTCTGAAGTTTGGAGGATTGAATCAAACTTGATGTCAAATGGCATCAAGCCAACTTCATTCCTGGAGGGTCTCAAGAGAACTTTGAGTGGTCAGGATGTCCACACGACATCATTCGGCAGAACAGTGCTCATGACAGGCCTGTTGAGTGTCTCATGGCACATGCACCAGCGGGATCTTCAGGTCAATGTGCTGGGCGGTGGCATCATCCAGGCTCTTGGTGGTCGTGATCGGTGGCGGGCTACTCTCACTCGAGCATACGACACTTGGAAAGCTGATTTTGACAAGCATCTTGAACGAAGCGAAGCCGCTGACCCATATCGAGACAACGCTACTAAGAGGCAGGAGTTCAACGTCGTATTCGAAAGTCGCACGGTTTTGCATCATTTGGCACACATGGCCATGCATGCTGATATCGTGGATTGCCAAATGTTTGCACGAGCAAAGCGTCTACTTGGTCGAACGATTGGGCCTCAAGAGTTTAATAGTGCTCAAAGGCGAATCAAAGACCACTGGGCTCACTCCGCGAGGGCGAGAGATGCAGCCTTTTACGCTATCAAGTTCCTCTGCTCAGTGCTTGCTCCAGATCAAGTATCTGCAGCACATGCGGGCGGATACCACCTCGATGAGCCTTACGACGCCCGCGACGATGTTCTCCTGAATCGGCCTTGGGTGATGTACTTCGCTGCCCTGGTTGTGTGGAGTTATGGATTTGCGCTCGAGGGACCTTGTCCCAATATTCCGCTACCTACCACAAGGCACGAGAAGCTGCAGCATATGAGGAACTATTTTGTCAAATTCGGTGGCATCGACAGTCCAGGTGCACTACAAGGTAGATCAGGGGTCAACGCGAATacagctcttctcatggTCCTCAAAGACACATTTCAG ACAACACGTTGGGAATTGCTTCATGAAGGATCGGCTCTTTTAAGCAACTGCATTATCCTTAACCAAGGCGGAACAATTGATTAA
- a CDS encoding hypothetical protein (At least one base has a quality score < 10) has product MGAQTFLPRDTSDPTGRGRRRSRSPADDGADQAIKSEGNQDGPNGASSNSDGPGPARKRRRSRKGLDKRFECSAEGCGKSYSRAEHLYRHQLNHNSKQTYHCTFPNCTRTFVRGDLLKRHMDRHAAKGSQLNQRDSIMAQSIAPSQSNQQVQPPNFSRNNSIDYSKHQQTNMPYQTPQVQTPNPYSPMNNTPTGIYPNGALPNGMDSYMSPTQGYDNRTPQLSQPQSPSFQQRPSMSAGNTPFNMMSPIANQQGFPNQQNMSQNNFVSQQNVMPMTLPPAQYPNGQNAAVVTSAEYSEPGTTQPSEMMMLDQMAIPATVPVFGEGGDMNKSPYVGMPEDFMAYLFNSPSQAMTPVMGPNYTNYAELQGNQFNMNLLGTDSNSLGYFPSAPQQVMAVNNLLDQQVPEATISEEKSQELFDFIKERFHDNKHAPPDRQWADLLEGDRSNGEHMLSKRMMQAYIGSYWYHFSDQMPILHKPTFSPDKTPNLLLLAMMAIGGACLDRTHGHNVTRASAQLSNFLAWHLRWDIFMDVSFRPPAKLWIFQALILLELYEKMFATRELHERAHIHHATTITLMRRGRSLIGKSALDSPPNPRDVSNGSRQSSTSSSTGTADKWWEHWVTNEATRRAAFAAFIVDSIHATMFGHSAVMVAHEMRLPLPCDESMWRAGSSSEVWRIESNLMSNGIKPTSFLEGLKRTLSGQDVHTTSFGRTVLMTGLLSVSWHMHQRDLQVNVLGGGIIQALGGRDRWRATLTRAYDTWKADFDKHLERSEAADPYRDNATKRQEFNVVFESRTVLHHLAHMAMHADIVDCQMFARAKRLLGRTIGPQEFNSAQRRIKDHWAHSARARDAAFYAIKFLCSVLAPDQVSAAHAGGYHLDEPYDARDDVLLNRPWVMYFAALVVWSYGFALEGPCPNIPLPTTRHEKLQHMRNYFVKFGGIDSPGALQGRSGVNANTALLMVLKDTFQTTRWELLHEGSALLSNCIILNQGGTID; this is encoded by the exons ATGGGAGCTCAAACTTTTTTGCCTCGCGACACTTCGGATCCTACAGGTCGcggccgaagaagaagtcgctCACCCGCAGATGACGGCGCGGACCAGGCTATAAAATCAGAAGGAAATCAAGATGGACCAAATGGCGCATCTTCCAACTCCGACGGCCCTGGCCCTGCCAGAAAACGAAGACGGAGCCGAAAGGGCCTGGACAAGAGATTTGAGTGTAGTGCTGAAGGGTGTGGGAAGAGTTATTCAAGAGCGGAACATCT GTACCGGCATCAGCTTAACCATAACTCTAAACAGACCTACCACTGTACTTTTCCTAACTGCACACGGACTTTTGTCAGAGGAGATCTTCTCAAAAGGCATATGGACCGACATGCTGCAAAGGGCTCGCAACTCAACCAGAGAGATTCTATCATGGCACAATCCATAGCTCCGAGTCAATCAAACcaacaagttcaacctcCTAATTTCAGTCGGAATAATTCTATCGATTACTCAAAGCACCAGCAAACGAATATGCCTTATCAGACACCACAAGTTCAAACTCCTAACCCATATTCGCCCATGAACAACACTCCAACAGGCATATACCCTAATGGAGCTCTGCCAAATGGAATGGATAGTTACATGTCCCCGACCCAGGGTTATGATAATCGTACGCCACAACTCAGCCAACCACAATCCCCTTCATTTCAGCAAAGGCCGTCTATGTCTGCCGGCAATACACCATTCAACATGATGTCTCCAATTGCGAATCAGCAAGGGTTCCCAAATCAACAGAATATGTCGCAGAATAATTTTGTCAGCCAGCAAAACGTTATGCCTATGACCCTCCCTCCGGCTCAGTACCCCAACGGACAAAATGCTGCCGTGGTTACTTCAGCGGAATACTCAGAGCCAGGAACCACGCAGCCTagcgagatgatgatgctggatCAGATGGCCATACCCGCAACTGTTCCTGTCTTCGGAGAGGGAGGCGATATGAACAAGTCACCCTACGTTGGGATGCCGGAGGACTTTATGGCTTACCTCTTCAATTCCCCCAGTCAAGCCATGACACCAGTGATGGGCCCCAACTACACCAA CTATGCGGAATTACAAGGAAATCAATTTAATATGAATCTTCTGGGCACAGACAGCAATTCACTTGGATACTTTCCAAGCGCTCCTCAGCAGGTAATGGctgtcaacaaccttcttgatcaacaagttcCGGAAGCCACGATATCTGAGGAAAAGAGTCAAGAACTATTCGACTTTATCAAAGAGCGCTTCCATGACAACAAGCATGCTCCACCCGATCGTCAGTGGGCCGATCTGCTTGAAGGTGATCGATCAAACGGCGAGCATATGTTGAGTAAGAGAATGATGCAGGCTTACATCGGTTCTTATTGGTATCATTTCAGCGATCAGATGCCTATTCTTCACAAGCCTACTTTCTCTCCTGACAAGACACCGAACTTATTGCTCCTCGCGATGATGGCCATCGGAGGGGCTTGCCTCGACAGGACCCATGGACACAATGTGACGAGAGCAAGCGCCCAGCTCTCAAACTTTCTTGCCTGGCATCTTCGTTGGGACATCTTCATGGACGTTAGCTTCAGGCCGCCTGCTAAACTGTGGATCTTCCAGGCTTTGATTCTCCTTGAATTATACGAAAAGATGTTTGCGACAAGAGAGCTCCACGAACGGGCCCACATTCACCATGCGACCACTATCACTCTCATGCGACGAGGACGATCTCTGATCGGCAAATCTGCACTGGACTCTCCGCCAAACCCTCGTGACGTATCCAATGGGTCCCGGCAGTCCTCTACGTCCAGCTCGACAGGAACAGCTGATAAATGGTGGGAGCACTGGGTCACAAACGAGGCGACCCGGCGTGCAGCATTCGCGGCCTTCATTGTCGATTCCATCCATGCAACGATGTTTGGTCATTCTGCAGTCATGGTGGCTCATGAAATGCGACTGCCTCTTCCTTGTGACGAGTCTATGTGGCGAGCCGGAAGTAGTTCTGAAGTTTGGAGGATTGAATCAAACTTGATGTCAAATGGCATCAAGCCAACTTCATTCCTGGAGGGTCTCAAGAGAACTTTGAGTGGTCAGGATGTCCACACGACATCATTCGGCAGAACAGTGCTCATGACAGGCCTGTTGAGTGTCTCATGGCACATGCACCAGCGGGATCTTCAGGTCAATGTGCTGGGCGGTGGCATCATCCAGGCTCTTGGTGGTCGTGATCGGTGGCGGGCTACTCTCACTCGAGCATACGACACTTGGAAAGCTGATTTTGACAAGCATCTTGAACGAAGCGAAGCCGCTGACCCATATCGAGACAACGCTACTAAGAGGCAGGAGTTCAACGTCGTATTCGAAAGTCGCACGGTTTTGCATCATTTGGCACACATGGCCATGCATGCTGATATCGTGGATTGCCAAATGTTTGCACGAGCAAAGCGTCTACTTGGTCGAACGATTGGGCCTCAAGAGTTTAATAGTGCTCAAAGGCGAATCAAAGACCACTGGGCTCACTCCGCGAGGGCGAGAGATGCAGCCTTTTACGCTATCAAGTTCCTCTGCTCAGTGCTTGCTCCAGATCAAGTATCTGCAGCACATGCGGGCGGATACCACCTCGATGAGCCTTACGACGCCCGCGACGATGTTCTCCTGAATCGGCCTTGGGTGATGTACTTCGCTGCCCTGGTTGTGTGGAGTTATGGATTTGCGCTCGAGGGACCTTGTCCCAATATTCCGCTACCTACCACAAGGCACGAGAAGCTGCAGCATATGAGGAACTATTTTGTCAAATTCGGTGGCATCGACAGTCCAGGTGCACTACAAGGTAGATCAGGGGTCAACGCGAATacagctcttctcatggTCCTCAAAGACACATTTCAG ACAACACGTTGGGAATTGCTTCATGAAGGATCGGCTCTTTTAAGCAACTGCATTATCCTTAACCAAGGCGGAACAATTGATTAA
- a CDS encoding molecular chaperone DnaJ, translating to MNPSLISKAAGPARVLAQNAPKIQCLRKGAQLHTAAWRAGSQNRSSLRKRTRAPSAKRLFHATNAVQQKDPYQALGVSKSASAGEIKKAYYGLAKKFHPDTNKDPQAKDKFADIQSAYEILSDPKKREQYDQFGAAGFDPSGGGAPGGGGGGFGGGHPFSGFGGFGTQGGFGGFGGQGGFGGGVNFEDIFSAFTGQQGFGRRGRQQAHQQEILVGDNVEVQATISFMEAAKGTSKTISLTPLSTCGTCKGNGLKADTSRSACGACDGTGTRVHFMQGGFQMASTCGTCDGTGTIIPKGAECKTCSGDGVVRERKSITVDIPAGIEDGMRLRVDGAGDAPATGRSSDPNARGQNGDLYVFIRVTKDPKFRRDGSNILYTANIPLTTALLGGHAEIPTLDGTVNVKVATGTNTGDKITLPGMGMKRLGSRRGVNGDLRVEYRVSMPKYLTANQRTIVELLADEMGDKTAKRVMGVGSSRDPNDPESHKNEGFLKSLWHTLTNNPAHQKASEDSSKNDDSSKKSDDKDKN from the exons ATGAATCCTAGTTTGATATCGAAGGCCGCCGGTCCTGCGCGTGTGCTGGCGCAAAATGCACCTAAGATTCAGTGCTTAAGGAAAGGTGCCCAGCTTCACACTGCGGCATGGCGGGCCGGCTCTCAAAACCGATCttccttgaggaagaggactCGAGCTCCTTCAGCGAAGCGG TTGTTCCATGCTACAAATGCCGTCCAGCAGAAGGATCCttaccaagctcttggtgttAGTAAGAGCGCATCGGCCGGCGAAATTAAGAAGGCATACTACGGCCTAGCGAAAAAGTTCCATCCCGATACGAATAAGGATCCCCAGGCCAAGGATAAGTTCGCCGATATTCAATCCGCATACGAGATTCTCTCCGACCCCAAGAAGCGCGAGCAGTACGACCAATTCGGCGCCGCTGGCTTCGATCCCAGCGGGGGAGGTGCACCgggtggtggcggtggtggtttCGGTGGAGGGCATCCATTCTCTGGCTTCGGAGGTTTTGGTACGCAAGGAGGTTTCGGCGGCTTCGGCGGACAGGGAGGTTTTGGAGGCGGCGTCAACTTCGAGGATATCTTTTCAGCATTTACCGGACAACAAGGCTTTGGCCGCCGCGGACGacagcaagctcatcagcaggAGATCTTGGTCGGTGACAATGTCGAAGTTCAAGCTACTATAAGCTTTATGGAGGCGGCGAAAGGCACCAGCAAGACGATTTCGCTCACACCTCTCAGCACATGCGGTACATGCAAGGGTAACGGTCTGAAGGCCGACACATCGAGGAGTGCCTGCGGTGCTTGTGATGGAACTGGCACTCGAGTACACTTCATGCAAGGTGGCTTCCAAATGGCATCTACTTGCGGAACTTGTGATGGCACTGGTACGATTATTCCCAAGGGAGCTGAGTGCAAGACATGCTCAGGAGATGGCGTTGTGAGGGAGAGAAAGTCAATCACGGTGGATATCCCTGCCGGTATCGAGGACGGCATGCGACTTCGAGTTGACGGTGCTGGTGACGCGCCTGCTACTGGCCGATCTTCCGACCCTAATGCTCGTGGCCAGAACGGAGATCTATACGTCTTTATCCGAGTCACCAAGGACCCCAAGTTCCGCCGAGACGGCTCTAACATTCTTTACACTGCCAATATTCCTCTTACAACAGCCTTACTCGGTGGCCATGCAGAAATCCCTACTCTGGATGGAACAGTCAATGTCAAGGTTGCCACTGGCACCAACACTGGTGACAAGATCACACTTCCCGGCATGGGAATGAAGCGTCTCGGTTCACGACGTGGTGTCAACGGTGATCTCCGTGTCGAATACCGAGTTAGCATGCCTAAATATTTGACAGCTAACCAGCGAACTATTGTTGAGTTGCTTGCCGACGAGATGGGTGATAAGACCGCCAAGCGCGTGATGGGCGTTGGTTCTTCCAG GGACCCAAATGACCCTGAATCGCACAAGAACGAGGGCTTCCTCAAATCGCTTTGGCACACACTGACCAACAATCCCGCTCACCAAAAGGCGAGTGAGGATTCAAGCAAGAATGATGACTCAAGCAAGAAATCTGATGATAAGGATAAGAACTAA
- a CDS encoding DnaJ like subfamily C member 8, with protein MSSKDSKEDKDALDALELEAKEFDKDAEIDRILKAFRLDAYAVLDLQPGVPDSDIKVTYRKKSLLIHPDKTKNPLAPDAFDRLKKAQTELMDEKHRARLDEAIADARMLLIRENKWTVDSEELKTEEFRKMWRAKARDVLIDNEHRRRRQMKAQLQEEGREQRRTDAEVEERKRKRQHEQDWEATRDERISSWRQFQKGSGGEKKKKKKLKPIG; from the exons ATGTCCAGCAAAGATTCGAAAGAAGATAAAGATGCGctcgatgctcttgagcttgaggccaAAGAATTTGATAAG gatgctgagattgatcGCATCTTGAAGGCATTTCGCCTCGACGC TTATgccgttcttgatctccaaCCTGGTGTCCCTGACTCAGACATCAAAGTTACGTACCGCAAGAAGTCTCTACTCATCCATCCCGATAAAACAAAGAATCCACTGGCTCCAGATGCCTTCGATCGGCTAAAGAAAGCCCAGACAGAGCTCATGGACGAGAAGCACCGTGCACGGCTAGATGAAGCTATTGCGGACGCTCGAATGTTGCTTATTCGCGAAAACAAATGGACTGTCGACAGCGAAGAGCTTAAGACAGAAGAGTTCCGAAAGATGTGGCGTGCAAAAGCGCGAGATGTTCTCATTGATAACGAGCATCGCCGACGCCGCCAGATGAAAGCCCAGCTCCAGGAAGAAGGTCGTGAACAACGACGTACTGATGCCGAGGTGGAAGAGCGTAAGCGCAAGCGACAGCATGAACAGGATTGGGAAGCCACCCGGGATGAGCGGATCAGCAGCTGGCGACAATTCCAGAAAGGATCAGGtggcgagaagaaaaagaagaagaagctcaagcccaTCGGCTAG
- a CDS encoding ATP-dependent RNA helicase DBP10, giving the protein MPQRGVSPTPSDGEIDIFGSLYPGDGEDENGANDGGADFDFDGLLNAPEPGNDDNDEAFIALQQAASFRKASNLKGRTVKKGGGFQAMGLNSNLLKAITRKGFSVPTPIQRKAIPLILDRKDLVGMARTGSGKTAAFVIPMIERLRAHSARFGTRALILSPSRELAIQTLKVVKEFSRGTDLKCVLLVGGDSLEEQFGSMAANPDIVIATPGRFLHLKVEMSLDLSSIKYVVFDEADRLFEMGFAAQLTEILHALPPSRQSLLFSATLPASLVEFARAGLQDPSLVRLDAETKVSPDLESAFFSVKGAEKEGSLLHILHDVIKMPVGAPVSAEDSEAGSKKRKRGADGSSGKPTEHSTIIFTATKHHVEYLANLLIYAGFAVSYVYGSLDQTARRIQVEDFRRGKTNILVVTDVAARGIDIPVLANVINFDFPPQPKVFVHRVGRTARAGQRGWSYSLVRDTDAPYLLDLQLFLGKRLVIGQEAKNPSFSDDVVVGALKRDPVEAQVEWFNKALYESEDISALRGVAIKAEKLYLRTRNSAAGSSAKRSKELVGSEGWTQLHALFGEDVDGAEQARANMLARISGFRPQETIFEIGGRRDKGTTEAAEVMKQLRKRITPRRQTEKKDHDDFDGIDDDVPVGAEVEAMSDEDEDQMDVDEAAEESDDGLEVTVSNTNPKKGQTDWRDSEVFMSYTPRTFNVAEERGYGVSSGGQDSSNFVEAARGVTMDLTNDENAKSFGEPTRSKMRWDKKSKKYVSRENDDDGSKGAKMIRGESGVKIAASFQSGRFDKWKRANRLGKLPHVGEAERPGGASHVAHIPSGVRYKHKQERAPKEADKYRDDFQVRKKRVDEAREKRVGRFRDGMGSKKELKGRDDIRKARQEKEKKRLKNARPARKK; this is encoded by the exons ATGCCACAACGCGGCGTCTCACCGACCCCTTCTGATGGAGAGATTGATATCTTTGGATCGTTATACCCCGGCGACGGCGAAGACGAGAACGGCGCCAACGATGGCGGCGCGGACTTCGACTTCGATGGCCTGTTAAACGCCCCAGAGCCCGGCAACGATGACAACGATGAGGCATTCATCGCCCTTCAACAGGCGGCTTCTTTTCGAAAAGCTTCGAATCTCAAGGGCAGGACAGTCAAGAAGGGTGGAGGTTTCCAGGCAATGG GTCTGAACAGCAATCTCCTAAAGGCCATCACACGGAAAGGTTTCTCGGTCCCAACTCCAATCCAACGTAAAGCCATTCCTTTGATTCTAGACAGAAAAGATTTGGTCGGCATGGCCAGAACAGGTTCCGGAAAGACAGCAGCCTTCGTTATTCCTATGATCGAACGATTGCGTGCTCACAGCGCCAGGTTCGGAACACGAGCGCTTATCCTTTCGCCTTCTCGAGAACTCGCGATCCAGACTTTGAAGGTTGTGAAGGAATTCAGCAGAGGGACCGACTTAAAATGCGTTttgcttgttggtggtgatagCTTGGAGGAACAGTTCGGATCTATGGCCGCCAATCCCGATATTGTGATCGCAACACCTGGACGATTCCTTCATTTGAAGGTCGAGATGTCTTTGGACCTCTCTTCTATCAAATACGTGGTTTTTGACGAAGCTGATCGCTTGTTTGAAATGGGGTTTGCGGCACAGTTAACAGAAATTCTTCATGCACTTCCGCCTTCACGACAAAGTTTGCTATTCTCGGCGACATTGCCTGCCTCTTTGGTTGAGTTCGCTCGCGCCGGCTTACAAGATCCAAGTCTTGTGCGACTTGATGCCGAGACAAAGGTCTCTCCTGATCTCGAGAGCGCTTTCTTCTCTGTCAAGGGTGCCGAAAAGGAGGGATCTTTGCTGCATATCCTCCACGACGTTATTAAGATGCCAGTCGGTGCCCCAGTGAGCGCAGAGGACTCCGAAGCAGGATCCAAGAAGCGAAAACGGGGTGCTGACGGTTCAAGTGGCAAGCCTACCGAGCATTCCACAATCATCTTTACAGCAACCAAGCATCACGTCGAGTACCTCGCCAACTTATTGATTTACGCTGGTTTCGCTGTCTCCTATGTCTACGGATCCCTTGACCAGACTGCACGAAGAATTCAGGTTGAAGATTTTCGAAGAGGCAAGACAAACATTCTTGTCGTTACTGACGTTGCTGCACGTGGTATCGATATTCCAGTTCTTGCCAACGTCATCAACTTCGACTTTCCTCCCCAGCCCAAGGTTTTCGTTCATCGAGTTGGCCGTACTGCGCGAGCAGGCCAACGGGGTTGGAGTTACAGTCTTGTGAGAGATACTGACGCTCCTtatcttcttgaccttcagCTGTTCCTTGGCAAGAGACTTGTCATTGGCCAGGAGGCTAAGAATCCATCATTTTCAGATGATGTGGTTGTTGGTGCATTAAAACGAGACCCTGTAGAAGCTCAGGTAGAATGGTTTAACAAAGCTTTGTACGAAAGTGAGGACATCTCAGCGCTACGAGGAGTTGCTATCAAAGCAGAGAAGCTCTACTTGAGAACAAGGAACTCGGCAGCTGGTTCAAGTGCGAAGCGATCGAAGGAGTTGGTCGGAAGTGAGGGTTGGACACAACTTCATGCACTCTTTGGGGAGGACGTTGATGGAGCTGAACAAGCGCGAGCCAATATGTTGGCTAGAATCAGTGGTTTCAGGCCTCAGGAGACCATTTTTGAGATCGGTGGACGCCGGGACAAGGGAACTACTGAAGCTGCCGAAGTAATGAAGCagttgagaaagagaatTACGCCACGAAGGCaaacagagaagaaggatcacGACGATTtcgatggcattgatgaCGATGTGCCAGTTGGTGCCGAGGTGGAGGCCATgtccgatgaagatgaagatcagaTGGATGTGGACGAGGCCGCCGAGGAGTCGGATGATGGTTTGGAGGTCACCGTATCAAACACCAACCCAAAGAAGGGGCAGACGGATTGGCGAGACTCAGAAGTTTTCATGTCTTACACGCCTCGGACATTCAACGTCGCCGAGGAACGTGGGTACGGCGTGTCGTCCGGTGGCCAGGACTCTTCCAATTTTGTGGAGGCTGCTCGTGGCGTGACCATGGATCTTACGAATGATGAGAACGCCAAGAGCTTCGGCGAGCCAACTCGCTCAAAGATGCGTTGGGacaagaagtccaagaagtATGTGTCACGGGagaacgatgatgacggaTCCAAGGGTGCCAAGATGATCCGTGGCGAGAGTGGTGTCAAGATCGCGGCCAGCTTCCAAAGTGGCCGCTTCGACAAGTGGAAGCGTGCCAACCGTCTCGGCAAGCTCCCTCACGTCGGCGAGGCAGAACGTCCTGGCGGTGCCAGCCATGTCGCCCACATTCCCTCCGGTGTCCGCTACAAACACAAGCAGGAGAGGGCGCCAAAGGAGGCAGACAAGTACCGCGACGACTTCCAGGTCCGCAAGAAGCGTGTCGACGAGGCGAGAGAGAAGCGCGTGGGCCGTTTCCGCGACGGTATGGGAAGCAAAAAGGAACTCAAAGGCAGGGACGATATCCGCAAGGCCAGacaggagaaggagaagaagaggctcaaaAACGCCCGTCCTGCCAGGAAGAAGTGA